One genomic window of Bradyrhizobium sp. CCGE-LA001 includes the following:
- a CDS encoding SDR family NAD(P)-dependent oxidoreductase, whose product MLLKDQAAIVTGGASGLGAATARKLAAQGAKVAVCDLNAKLAETVAAEIKGVAVTCDVSDAASAEAAIAQATKAHGPARVLVNCAGIGVAKRVVGRDGPMALADFDKVIKVNLIGTFNMLRLAATEMSKLEPQATGERGVIINTASVAAYDGQIGQSAYSASKGGIVGMTLPIARELAQFGVRVLTIAPGLFLTPLLANLPQEAQDSLAAAIPFPRRLGQADEFAALALHMVENAYLNGEVVRLDGSLRMAPK is encoded by the coding sequence ATGTTGTTGAAGGATCAGGCAGCCATCGTCACCGGCGGTGCATCGGGACTGGGCGCGGCCACCGCGCGAAAGCTCGCGGCGCAGGGCGCCAAGGTCGCTGTGTGCGATCTCAATGCCAAGCTGGCCGAAACCGTTGCGGCCGAGATCAAGGGCGTGGCCGTGACCTGCGACGTCTCCGATGCCGCGTCCGCGGAAGCTGCGATCGCGCAGGCAACCAAGGCCCACGGGCCAGCGCGCGTGCTGGTCAATTGCGCCGGCATCGGCGTTGCCAAGCGCGTGGTCGGTCGTGACGGCCCGATGGCGCTTGCCGATTTCGACAAGGTGATCAAGGTCAATCTGATCGGCACCTTCAACATGCTGCGCCTCGCCGCCACCGAGATGTCCAAGCTCGAGCCGCAGGCGACCGGCGAGCGCGGCGTCATCATCAACACCGCCTCCGTTGCCGCCTATGACGGCCAGATCGGCCAGTCGGCCTATTCGGCCTCCAAGGGCGGCATCGTCGGCATGACGCTGCCGATAGCGCGCGAGCTGGCGCAGTTCGGCGTCCGCGTGCTGACGATTGCGCCCGGCCTGTTCCTGACGCCGCTGCTCGCCAACCTGCCGCAGGAGGCCCAGGACTCGCTTGCCGCAGCGATCCCCTTCCCCCGCCGGCTCGGCCAAGCCGACGAATTTGCCGCGCTCGCGCTGCATATGGTGGAGAATGCGTATCTGAACGGCGAAGTGGTGCGCCTCGACGGCTCGCTGCGTATGGCGCCGAAATAA
- a CDS encoding acyl-CoA thioesterase, whose amino-acid sequence MFVNRRDVQIQWGDCDPANIVYYPRYFAMFDDSTSTLFEVAGFSKQDLVRKYGLVGIPMVDTRAKFYIPSTYGDWITIETKIESIKRSSFEVKHNVYKGEALAIEGFETRVLVGRDPDNPDKLKSAPFPAEMVAKFTGSQARS is encoded by the coding sequence ATGTTCGTGAACCGGCGCGACGTTCAGATCCAGTGGGGCGATTGCGACCCCGCCAACATCGTCTACTACCCGCGCTATTTCGCGATGTTCGACGATTCGACCTCGACCCTGTTCGAGGTCGCCGGCTTCTCCAAGCAGGACCTGGTCCGCAAATACGGCCTCGTGGGCATTCCCATGGTCGACACGCGGGCCAAGTTCTACATCCCATCGACCTATGGCGACTGGATCACCATCGAAACGAAGATCGAGAGCATCAAGCGCTCCAGCTTCGAGGTGAAGCACAACGTCTACAAGGGCGAGGCGCTGGCGATCGAGGGGTTCGAGACCCGCGTGCTGGTCGGCCGCGACCCTGACAATCCCGACAAGCTGAAATCGGCACCATTCCCAGCGGAGATGGTGGCCAAATTCACGGGGAGCCAAGCTAGGAGCTAA
- a CDS encoding ABC transporter substrate-binding protein — protein MKRFYWTAAITAAALALPALPALAQTNEVTIGITTTTTGPGAALGIPERNALEFVPKEIGGVPLKVIVLDDGGDPTTATTNARRFVTESKADIIMGSALTPPTIAVSNVANEAGIPHFGLAPFPITPERMKWSVAMPQPIPIVGKVLYDHMKSKGAKTLGYIGYSDSYGDLWFNDLKAQAVPMGMTIVDEERFARPDTSVTGQVLKLVAANPDAILVGASGTAAALPQTELRERGYKGLIYQTHGAASMDFIRIAGKAAEGVLMASGPVMAPEEQPDSALTKKPGLALNSAYEAKYGPNSRSQFAGHAYDAFEILKRVIPAALKTAKPGTPEFREAIRQALLTEKELAASQGVYNFTEKDRYGLDDRSRILLTVKDGKYTLVK, from the coding sequence ATGAAACGCTTTTATTGGACCGCTGCCATCACCGCGGCCGCGCTGGCGCTGCCGGCATTGCCTGCGCTGGCCCAGACCAACGAAGTCACCATCGGCATCACCACCACCACGACAGGCCCGGGCGCAGCCCTCGGCATTCCCGAGCGCAATGCGCTGGAGTTCGTGCCGAAGGAGATCGGCGGCGTGCCGCTGAAGGTGATCGTGCTCGACGACGGCGGCGATCCCACCACCGCGACCACGAACGCCCGCCGCTTCGTGACCGAATCCAAGGCCGACATCATCATGGGCTCGGCGCTGACGCCGCCGACCATCGCGGTCTCCAACGTCGCCAACGAGGCCGGCATCCCGCATTTCGGCCTCGCGCCGTTCCCGATCACGCCGGAGCGCATGAAGTGGTCGGTGGCGATGCCGCAGCCGATCCCGATCGTGGGCAAGGTACTGTACGACCACATGAAGTCCAAAGGCGCGAAGACCCTCGGCTATATCGGCTATTCCGACTCTTATGGCGACCTCTGGTTCAACGACCTCAAGGCCCAGGCCGTGCCGATGGGCATGACCATCGTCGACGAGGAGCGGTTCGCGCGTCCCGACACCTCGGTGACCGGACAGGTGCTCAAGCTCGTTGCCGCCAATCCCGACGCGATCCTGGTCGGCGCCTCCGGTACCGCGGCGGCGCTGCCGCAGACCGAGCTGCGCGAACGCGGTTACAAGGGCCTGATCTACCAAACTCACGGGGCGGCCAGCATGGACTTCATCCGCATCGCCGGCAAAGCGGCGGAAGGCGTGCTGATGGCCTCCGGTCCAGTGATGGCCCCGGAGGAACAGCCGGATAGCGCGCTGACCAAGAAGCCGGGCCTCGCGCTGAACTCGGCCTATGAAGCCAAGTACGGCCCGAACAGCCGCAGCCAGTTCGCCGGCCATGCCTACGATGCGTTCGAGATCCTCAAGCGCGTCATTCCGGCGGCCTTGAAAACGGCCAAGCCCGGCACGCCTGAATTCCGCGAAGCCATTCGCCAGGCGCTGCTGACGGAGAAGGAGCTTGCGGCGAGCCAGGGCGTCTACAACTTCACCGAAAAGGATCGCTACGGCCTCGACGACCGCTCGCGCATCCTGCTCACAGTGAAGGACGGCAAATACACGCTGGTGAAGTAG
- a CDS encoding glutathione S-transferase family protein, whose translation MITLYGFGAGFGLPEISPFVTKTEVQLKMAELPYRKERAMPPASPKGQLPFIDDGGEAVADSTFIRAHIERRYGFDFDAGLSLQERAQAWAFERMIEHHVYWALVGARWVDPVNFAKGPAHFFDGAPEHNREKLREDAQFRVAENYLLSGLGRHAPDDDVDLAVRSLFALSVQLGDKPYLMGNKPCGVDATAFGALAGILTPFFESALRQRAEAFPNLTAYVDRMMDAYYPEFAWMPLRQAA comes from the coding sequence ATGATCACGCTCTACGGCTTCGGCGCCGGCTTCGGCCTGCCGGAAATCAGCCCCTTCGTCACCAAGACGGAGGTGCAGCTCAAGATGGCGGAGTTGCCCTATCGGAAGGAGCGGGCGATGCCGCCAGCCTCACCCAAGGGGCAGCTGCCCTTCATCGACGATGGCGGTGAGGCGGTGGCCGATTCCACCTTCATCCGCGCCCATATCGAACGCCGCTACGGCTTCGATTTCGACGCCGGGCTCTCCTTGCAGGAGCGTGCGCAAGCCTGGGCGTTCGAGCGGATGATCGAGCATCACGTCTACTGGGCTCTGGTTGGCGCGCGCTGGGTCGATCCGGTCAATTTCGCCAAAGGCCCGGCGCATTTCTTCGACGGCGCGCCCGAGCACAACCGCGAGAAGCTGCGCGAGGATGCGCAATTCCGCGTCGCCGAGAATTATCTGCTTTCCGGCCTTGGCCGCCATGCGCCCGATGACGACGTCGATCTCGCGGTGCGTTCGCTGTTCGCACTCTCGGTGCAGCTCGGCGACAAGCCCTATCTGATGGGCAACAAGCCCTGCGGCGTCGACGCCACCGCCTTCGGCGCGCTCGCCGGCATCCTGACGCCGTTCTTCGAATCGGCCTTGCGCCAGCGCGCCGAAGCATTTCCGAACCTCACCGCCTATGTCGATCGCATGATGGACGCGTATTATCCGGAGTTCGCCTGGATGCCGCTGCGGCAGGCGGCATAG